One segment of Brassica napus cultivar Da-Ae chromosome C3, Da-Ae, whole genome shotgun sequence DNA contains the following:
- the LOC125584172 gene encoding probable LRR receptor-like serine/threonine-protein kinase At5g59680 has product MEIFLSLLLVLGVIHLVQAQSQRGFISLDCGLPANEPSPYSESNYTGLHFSSDSKFIQTGEIGRIQTNLENPLKPYTTLRYFPEGTRNCYNLPVDKGRKYLIKAWFRYGNYDGHDIKPMFDLYIGPNLWATVDMQNLDGNSTSEEILHVPTSDSLQICLVKNEGTTPFISSLELRPLGNNSYITQFGSLKLFRRRYYTTSDDFIRYPDDTYDRQWFPRSLSWLTHISTTSGVSDGQSYNLPKAVRQSAATPTNASLPLTISWTPENPNDQFYMYLHFAEIQDLQANETREFAVFLDGNRFADPVIPKKFEITTIASQIPLTCEGEECNLQLTRTRRSTLPPLLNAYEIYKVMQFTQPETDETEVVALKSIQDTYKLIRINWQGDPCVPQHLMWDGLTCSISPRVTSLNLSSIGLTGTIAAAIQNLTQLEKLDLSNNKLTGELPDFLGNIKPLLFINLSGNDLNGSIPQSLQNKGIELLLHGNPRLCQTKSCTKPHSKDFPVVIVATAASVIILVAVLVLVFVLVFRKKNQYTAMQAQQMPPSMPAVVNIANANSHEPLNEIKRRMFTYSEVIKMTNNFQNSLGKGGFGMVYHGFVNGSKQVAVKVLSQSSTQGYKEFKAEVDLLLRVHHTNLVTLVGYCYEGDHLALIYEFLPNGDLKQHLTGKGGRPIINWSTRLGIALEAALGLEYLHIGCTPPMVHRDVKTANILLDDNFKAKLADFGLSRSFQGGIESRDFTAIAGTPGYLDPEYNHLGRLGEKSDVYSFGIVLLEMITNQPVISQTSENSHITKWVSSKLICGDIIEIMDPNLRKDYDSNSAWRAVELAMSCANPSYSKRPSMSQVINELKECIMCENSRLSNNQNLESQAINIGLDSSVVPKAR; this is encoded by the exons ATGGAGATATTTCTTTCGCTTTTGTTGGTGCTAGGCGTTATTCATCTTGTTCAAGCACAGAGCCAACGag GGTTTATTAGTTTGGACTGCGGACTACCTGCGAATGAACCGTCTCCTTACAGTGAGTCGAATTACACTGGACTGCATTTCTCTTCGGACTCAAAGTTCATCCAAACAGGAGAAATTGGTAGAATCCAAACAAATCTAGAGAATCCCTTGAAGCCATACACGACGCTGAGGTATTTTCCAGAAGGAACACGGAACTGCTACAATCTACCCGTCGACAAGGGAAGGAAGTATTTGATCAAGGCTTGGTTTAGATATGGAAATTATGATGGTCATGACATTAAACCCATGTTTGATCTGTATATTGGACCAAATCTATGGGCCACTGTTGATATGCAAAACCTAGATGGAAATAGTACAAGTGAAGAGATCTTACACGTCCCAACATCGGACTCGCTGCAGATTTGTCTTGTTAAGAATGAGGGAACTACACCGTTCATATCCTCTTTGGAATTGAGGCCGTTGGGAAACAATTCTTATATCACTCAGTTTGGTTCTCTCAAACTTTTCAGACGAAGATATTATACCACGTCAGATGATTTCATAAG GTACCCGGACGATACATATGATCGGCAATGGTTTCCGCGTTCTCTGTCGTGGTTGACCCACATCTCCACCACTAGCGGTGTTTCTGATGGTCAAAGTTACAATCTACCAAAAGCCGTGCGACAAAGTGCTGCCACGCCGACTAATGCTAGTCTGCCATTGACGATTTCGTGGACTCCAGAAAATCCTAATGACCAATTTTACATGTATTTACACTTTGCAGAGATCCAAGACTTGCAGGCCAATGAAACCAGGGAATTCGCCGTGTTCTTGGACGGAAATAGGTTTGCTGACCCGGTAATTCCTAAAAAGTTTGAAATAACAACTATAGCAAGCCAGATTCCGTTGACCTGTGAAGGAGAGGAATGCAATTTGCAACTGACAAGAACCCGGAGATCTACTCTTCCACCTCTACTTAACGCTTATGAAATCTACAAAGTCATGCAGTTTACTCAACCCGAAACAGATGAAACTGAAG TGGTTGCTTTAAAAAGTATCCAAGACACCTATAAATTGATTAGAATCAACTGGCAAGGTGATCCATGTGTCCCTCAACACCTTATGTGGGATGGTTTAACCTGCAGCATATCACCAAGAGTCACATCTTT AAACTTGTCTTCTATTGGTTTAACTGGAACCATAGCAGCTGCCATCCAAAACCTTACGCAGCTTGAAAAACT GGACTTGTCGAATAATAAGTTGACTGGAGAGTTGCCGGACTTTCTAGGCAACATAAAACCGTTGTTGTTCAT AAACTTAAGCGGGAACGATCTCAATGGTTCGATACCTCAATCGCTTCAGAATAAAGGCATAGAGCTACT TCTCCATGGAAACCCAAGGCTTTGTCAGACAAAATCATGTACAAAACCACATAGCAAGGACTTTCCGGTGGTAATTGTTGCAACTGCGGCTTCTGTGATCATTCTCGTTGCCGTTTTGGTTcttgtttttgttcttgttttcaGAAAGAAAAATCAATACACTGCTATGCAAG CTCAACAGATGCCACCAAGTATGCCGGCAGTGGTGAACATTGCAAATGCTAATTCACACGAACCCTTAAATGAGATTAAAAGGAGAATGTTTACATATTCAGAGgtcattaaaatgacaaataacTTCCAAAACAGTTTAGGTAAAGGAGGGTTTGGCATGGTGTATCATGGTTTTGTAAATGGTTCTAAACAAGTGGCTGTTAAAGTACTCTCTCAATCTTCAACACAAGGCTATAAAGAATTTAAAGCAGAG GTTGATCTTCTTCTAAGAGTGCACCATACCAATTTGGTGACCCTCGTAGGATATTGCTATGAAGGAGATCACTTGGCTCTCATCTATGAGTTTTTGCCCAATGGGGACTTAAAACAACATTTGACcg GAAAAGGAGGTAGACCCATCATCAACTGGAGTACTCGACTAGGAATAGCTTTGGAGGCAGCATTAG GATTGGAGTACTTACATATTGGATGCACACCTCCCATGGTTCATAGAGATGTCAAAACTGCCAACATATTGCTAGATGATAATTTCAAGGCCAAACTCGCTGATTTTGGGCTCTCAAGATCTTTCCAAGGTGGAATCGAATCTCGTGATTTCACGGCAATTGCTGGTACTCCTGGATACCTTGATCCTGA ATATAACCATTTAGGTCGATTGGGTGAGAAAAGTGATGTCTACAGTTTCGGGATAGTGTTGTTGGAGATGATCACAAATCAACCTGTGATTAGCCAAACGTCTGAAAATTCTCACATAACAAAATGGGTGAGCTCTAAGCTTATCTGTGGTGATATTATTGAGATTATGGATCCAAACCTTCGCAAGGATTATGACTCTAATTCTGCATGGAGAGCTGTTGAGCTGGCGATGTCATGTGCAAATCCTTCTTACTCAAAACGACCATCCATGTCTCAGGTGATTAACGAGCTAAAAGAGTGTATAATGTGTGAAAACTCAAGGTTAAGTAATAATCAAAACTTGGAATCTCAAGCAATAAACATAGGCTTGGACTCTTCGGTGGTTCCTAAGGCAAGATAG
- the LOC106386837 gene encoding LOW QUALITY PROTEIN: probable LRR receptor-like serine/threonine-protein kinase At5g59680 (The sequence of the model RefSeq protein was modified relative to this genomic sequence to represent the inferred CDS: deleted 2 bases in 1 codon; substituted 2 bases at 2 genomic stop codons): protein MEISLALLLVLVAISDIIHLVQAQSQPGFISLDCGLPANEPSPYSESKTGLRFSSDSKFIQTGEIGRIQTNLENPLKPYTTLRYFPEGTRNCYNLPVDKGRKYLIKAWFRYGNYDGHDIKPMFDLYIGPNLWATVDMQNLDGNSTSEEILHVPSSDSLQICLVKNEGTTPFISSLELRPLGNDSYITQFGSLKLVSRGYYTTSKNYIRXPNFKQTLRTNXNDRLWSRLSPSSSLTYISTTSDVSDGGNYNIPKAVGQKAAIPTNASLSLLIQWTPESSNDQYYVYLHLAEIQDLQANETREFSVFLDGNRLSDPIIPKKFEITSMQSLNPRTCGGEECSLKLTRTQRSTLPPLLNAFEIYRVIQFMQPETNETEVVALKSIQDTYKLIRINWQGDPCVPQHLMWDNLTCSNTTISRPPRVTSLNLSSIGLTGTIAAAIQNLTQLEKLDLSNNNLTGEVPKFLGNITPLLFINLSGNDLNGSIPQSLQSKGIELLLHGNPRLCQTKSCTKPQSKDFPVVIVATAASVIILIAVLVLVFVLVFRKKNQYTAMQAQQMPPNMPAVVNIENANSHEPLNEIKRRMFTYSEVIKMTNNFQNSLGKGGFGMVYHGFVNGSKQVAVKVLSQSSTQGYKEFKAEVDLLLRVHHTNLVTLVGYSYEGDHLALIYEFLTNGDLKQHLTGKRSRPIINWSSRLGIALEAALGLEYLHIGCTPPMVHRDVKTANILLDDNFKAKLADFGLSRSFQSGIGYQDSTAIAGTPGYLDPEYNHSGRLGEKSDVYSFGIVLLEMITNQPVISQTSENSHITKWVSSKLNCGDIIEIMDPNLRKDYDSNSAWRAVELAMSCANPSYSKRPSMSQVINELKECIMCENSRLSNNQGLESRAINIGLDSSVVPKAR from the exons ATGGAGATATCTCTAGCGCTTTTGTTGGTCCTAGTTGCCATTTCAGACATCATACATCTTGTTCAAGCACAGAGCCAGCCAG GGTTTATTAGTTTGGACTGCGGACTACCTGCGAATGAACCATCTCCTTACAGTGAGTCGAAAACTGGATTGCGTTTCTCTTCGGACTCAAAGTTCATCCAAACCGGAGAAATTGGTAGAATCCAAACAAATCTAGAGAATCCCTTGAAGCCATACACGACGCTGAGGTATTTTCCAGAAGGAACACGGAACTGCTACAATCTACCCGTCGACAAGGGAAGGAAGTATTTGATCAAGGCTTGGTTTAGATATGGAAATTATGATGGTCATGAC ATTAAACCCATGTTTGATCTGTATATTGGACCAAATCTATGGGCCACTGTTGATATGCAAAACCTAGATGGAAATAGTACAAGTGAAGAGATCTTACACGTTCCATCATCAGACTCGCTGCAGATTTGTCTTGTTAAGAATGAGGGAACTACACCGTTCATATCATCTTTGGAATTACGGCCGTTGGGAAACGATTCTTACATCACTCAGTTTGGTTCTCTCAAGCTTGTAAGTCGAGGATATTATACCACGTCAAAGAATTACATAAGGTAACCTAACTTCAAACAAACTTT GCGAACTAATTAAAATGATCGGCTATGGAGTCGGCTTTCTCCGTCGTCGTCGTTGACCTACATATCCACCACTAGCGATGTTTCTGATGGTGGAAATTACAATATACCAAAAGCCGTGGGACAAAAGGCTGCCATCCCCACTAATGCTAGTCTGTCATTGCTGATTCAATGGACTCCAGAAAGTTCTAATGACCAATATTACGTGTATTTACACCTTGCAGAGATCCAAGACTTGCAGGCCAACGAAACCAGGGAATTTTCCGTGTTCTTAGATGGAAATAGGTTATCTGACCCGATAATTCCTAAAAAGTTTGAAATAACAAGTATGCAGAGCCTAAACCCGAGAACGTGTGGAGGAGAGGAATGCAGTTTGAAGCTGACAAGAACCCAGAGGTCTACTCTTCCACCTCTACTTAACGCTTTTGAAATCTATAGAGTCATCCAGTTTATGCAACCCGAAACAAATGAAACTGAAG TGGTGGCTTTAAAAAGTATCCAAGACACCTATAAATTGATTAGAATCAACTGGCAAGGTGATCCATGTGTCCCTCAACACCTTATGTGGGATAATTTAACCTGCAGTAACACAACTATCTCCAGACCACCAAGAGTTACCTCTTT AAACTTGTCTTCTATTGGTTTAACTGGAACCATAGCAGCTGCCATCCAAAACCTTACGCAGCTTGAAAAACT GGACTTGTCGAATAATAACTTGACTGGAGAGGTGCCGAAATTTCTAGGCAACATAACACCGTTGTTGTTCAT AAACTTAAGCGGGAACGATCTCAATGGTTCGATACCTCAATCGCTTCAGAGTAAAGGCATAGAGCTACT TCTTCATGGAAACCCAAGGCTTTGTCAGACAAAATCATGCACAAAACCACAAAGCAAGGACTTTCCGGTGGTAATTGTTGCAACTGCGGCTTCTGTGATCATTCTCATTGCCGTTTTGGTTcttgtttttgttcttgttttcaGAAAGAAAAATCAATACACTGCTATGCAAG CTCAACAGATGCCACCAAATATGCCGGCAGTGGTGAACATTGAAAATGCTAATTCACACGAACCGTTAAATGAGATTAAAAGGAGAATGTTTACATATTCAGAGgtcattaaaatgacaaataacTTCCAAAACAGTTTAGGTAAAGGAGGGTTTGGCATGGTGTATCATGGTTTTGTAAATGGTTCTAAACAAGTGGCTGTTAAAGTACTCTCTCAATCTTCAACCCAAGGCTATAAAGAATTTAAAGCAGAG GTTGATCTTCTTCTGAGAGTGCACCATACAAATTTGGTGACCCTTGTAGGGTATTCCTACGAAGGAGATCACTTGGCTCTCATCTATGAGTTTTTAACCAATGGGGACTTAAAACAACATTTGACCG GAAAAAGAAGTAGACCCATCATTAACTGGAGTAGTCGACTAGGAATAGCTTTGGAGGCAGCATTAG GATTGGAGTACTTACATATTGGATGCACACCGCCCATGGTTCATAGAGATGTCAAAACTGCCAACATATTGCTAGATGATAATTTCAAGGCCAAGCTCGCTGATTTTGGGCTCTCAAGATCTTTCCAAAGTGGAATCGGATATCAGGATTCCACAGCAATTGCTGGTACTCCGGGATACCTTGATCCTGA ATATAACCATTCAGGTCGATTGGGTGAGAAAAGTGATGTCTACAGTTTCGGGATAGTGTTGTTGGAGATGATCACAAATCAACCTGTGATTAGCCAGACGTCTGAAAATTCTCATATAACAAAATGGGTGAGCTCTAAGCTTAACTGCGGTGATATTATTGAGATTATGGATCCAAACCTTCGCAAGGATTATGACTCTAATTCTGCATGGAGAGCTGTTGAGCTGGCAATGTCATGTGCAAATCCTTCTTACTCAAAACGACCGTCCATGTCTCAGGTGATTAACGAGCTAAAAGAATGTATCATGTGTGAAAACTCAAGGTTAAGTAATAATCAAGGCTTGGAATCTCGAGCAATAAACATCGGCTTGGACTCTTCGGTAGTTCCTAAGGCAAGATAG